The following proteins are encoded in a genomic region of Sulfurospirillum arsenophilum NBRC 109478:
- the groL gene encoding chaperonin GroEL (60 kDa chaperone family; promotes refolding of misfolded polypeptides especially under stressful conditions; forms two stacked rings of heptamers to form a barrel-shaped 14mer; ends can be capped by GroES; misfolded proteins enter the barrel where they are refolded when GroES binds), translating to MAKEIQFSDNARNALYEGVKKLNDAVKVTMGPRGRNVLIQKSFGAPSITKDGVSVAKEIELKDTIENMGAQLVKEVASKTADQAGDGTTTATVLAHAIFKEGLRNITAGANPVEVKRGMDKAAEAIIAELKKMAKAVKDKKEIAQVATISANSDTVIGELIAEAMEKVGKDGVITVEEAKGIQDELDVVEGMQFDRGYLSPYFVTNPEKMQTVLEHPYILLFDKKVSNLKDLLPVLEQVQKTGKPLLIIAEDIDGEALATLVVNKLRGVLNIAAVKAPGFGDRRKAMLEDIAIISGGEVISEELGRTLEAATLADLGQAARIVIDKDNTTIVNGNGDKARIDARVGQIKAQIAETSSDYDREKLQERLAKLSGGVAVIKVGAATETEMKEKKDRVDDALSATKAAVEEGIVVGGGSAFLLANAKIKLNLTGDEAIGAEIVTRALKAPLKQIAENAGFDAGVVANNVLTSNKANYGFNASTGEYVDMFEAGIVDPVKVSRIALQNAVSVASLLLTTEATISNAKEDKAPSMPDMSGMGGMGGMGGMM from the coding sequence ATGGCAAAAGAGATTCAATTTTCAGATAACGCACGCAATGCACTTTATGAAGGTGTCAAAAAACTCAATGACGCTGTAAAAGTTACAATGGGACCACGTGGTCGCAATGTTTTGATTCAAAAAAGCTTTGGCGCTCCTAGCATCACAAAAGATGGTGTTTCTGTTGCAAAAGAGATCGAACTTAAAGATACTATCGAAAACATGGGCGCTCAACTTGTTAAAGAAGTTGCTTCTAAAACGGCTGACCAAGCGGGCGATGGTACAACGACTGCAACGGTTTTAGCACACGCAATTTTCAAAGAAGGTCTTAGAAACATCACTGCTGGTGCAAACCCAGTTGAAGTGAAACGTGGTATGGACAAAGCAGCAGAAGCGATCATCGCTGAGCTTAAAAAAATGGCAAAAGCGGTTAAAGATAAAAAAGAGATCGCACAAGTTGCAACTATCTCGGCAAACTCTGACACGGTTATCGGTGAGTTAATCGCTGAAGCTATGGAAAAAGTAGGCAAAGATGGCGTTATTACCGTTGAAGAAGCTAAAGGTATCCAAGACGAGTTAGACGTTGTTGAGGGTATGCAGTTTGACCGTGGTTACCTTTCTCCTTACTTTGTGACTAACCCAGAAAAAATGCAAACGGTTTTAGAGCACCCTTATATTTTGTTATTTGACAAAAAAGTTTCTAACCTTAAAGACCTACTCCCAGTACTTGAGCAAGTTCAAAAAACAGGTAAACCTCTTCTTATCATTGCTGAAGACATCGATGGTGAAGCATTGGCAACCCTTGTTGTGAACAAACTCAGAGGTGTTTTAAACATCGCTGCGGTTAAAGCTCCAGGTTTTGGCGATAGAAGAAAAGCAATGCTTGAAGACATCGCTATCATCAGTGGTGGTGAAGTGATCAGCGAAGAGCTAGGACGTACACTTGAAGCAGCTACATTGGCAGATCTTGGTCAAGCAGCACGCATCGTGATCGACAAAGACAACACAACCATCGTAAATGGCAATGGCGATAAAGCTAGAATTGATGCACGTGTTGGTCAAATCAAAGCGCAAATCGCTGAGACAAGCAGTGATTACGATAGAGAAAAACTCCAAGAGCGTTTAGCAAAACTAAGCGGTGGTGTTGCGGTCATTAAAGTGGGCGCTGCAACTGAGACAGAGATGAAAGAGAAAAAAGATAGAGTAGATGATGCACTTTCAGCGACTAAAGCGGCTGTTGAAGAAGGCATTGTTGTGGGTGGTGGTTCTGCATTCTTGCTTGCAAATGCAAAAATCAAATTAAATCTTACAGGCGATGAAGCTATCGGCGCTGAGATCGTTACGCGTGCCCTTAAAGCACCTCTTAAACAAATCGCTGAGAATGCTGGCTTTGATGCAGGCGTTGTCGCAAACAACGTTCTAACAAGCAACAAAGCAAACTATGGTTTTAACGCTTCAACAGGTGAGTATGTGGATATGTTTGAAGCAGGCATCGTTGATCCTGTTAAAGTTTCTCGCATCGCACTTCAAAATGCGGTTTCTGTTGCAAGTCTACTTTTGACAACGGAAGCTACTATTAGCAATGCAAAAGAGGACAAAGCTCCATCAATGCCAGATATGAGTGGCATGGGCGGAATGGGAGGCATGGGCGGAATGATGTAA
- a CDS encoding YitT family protein: MKSELKNYSYIFLGSLFLSFGVVSLFIPNALVTGGTSGMALLGHYVFKLPVGMLMVLINAPLLLLGTKYFGKHFTIRSIIAIGFTSLCIDVMVEYLHVSALSHDVILAAIFGGIAVGIGLGLILSGHASAGGSTIIAKIVASKTSIKASSVMLFIDMLVIIAIAILFGKVDLALWSLVSIYITAKSIDMFLTRGPSKKVVHIVSTKIEELCSQIVLHLGKNGTIVQGNGIFEHENKRMIFLVVENGKVPRLKELIQKVDAEAFMVVMEASELLGRGH; the protein is encoded by the coding sequence GTGAAATCAGAACTCAAAAACTACAGTTATATTTTTTTAGGCTCGCTTTTCTTGAGCTTTGGTGTTGTCTCTTTGTTTATTCCCAATGCTTTGGTAACGGGTGGAACATCTGGTATGGCGCTTTTGGGGCATTACGTTTTTAAACTGCCTGTTGGAATGCTTATGGTGCTTATTAACGCACCGCTTCTTTTGTTGGGTACAAAATATTTTGGAAAGCATTTTACGATTCGCAGTATCATCGCGATTGGTTTTACCTCTTTGTGTATTGATGTGATGGTTGAATATTTACATGTAAGCGCTCTCAGCCACGATGTTATCTTGGCGGCTATCTTTGGAGGCATTGCTGTTGGTATTGGTTTAGGGCTTATTTTAAGTGGTCACGCTTCTGCTGGGGGTTCGACCATTATCGCTAAAATCGTAGCGTCTAAGACGAGCATTAAAGCCTCTTCTGTGATGCTTTTCATCGATATGCTTGTTATTATAGCGATTGCAATTTTATTTGGTAAAGTTGACTTGGCTTTGTGGAGTTTGGTGAGCATTTACATTACGGCTAAGAGTATCGATATGTTTTTAACACGTGGACCTTCTAAAAAAGTGGTACACATCGTTTCAACCAAGATCGAAGAACTTTGCTCTCAAATTGTGCTTCATTTGGGTAAAAACGGCACGATTGTGCAAGGTAATGGTATTTTTGAGCACGAAAACAAACGAATGATATTTTTAGTTGTCGAAAATGGCAAAGTACCACGTTTAAAAGAGCTGATTCAAAAAGTTGATGCTGAAGCGTTTATGGTGGTTATGGAAGCGTCTGAACTCTTAGGTCGTGGGCATTAA
- a CDS encoding lactate utilization protein, translating to MENLKKIYKKHGFELICVPTQEEALSVAMSFIKPHMSIGLGGSTTVKEIGLYDYVTSRKDITLFNQYEAGISMEENSERRHKGILADLYITSTNALTKNGELVNADGSGNRVAAQIFGPKKVLIIAGINKLVENVEEGFKRIHDVASPKNIERMNNLAISLGKEPRHNMSNIGKKFSYINGDDEGRTTIILVDEVLGY from the coding sequence ATGGAAAATCTCAAAAAAATCTATAAAAAACATGGCTTTGAGCTGATTTGCGTTCCTACGCAAGAAGAAGCTCTCAGCGTTGCTATGAGTTTCATTAAACCACATATGAGCATAGGTCTTGGTGGCTCAACGACAGTTAAAGAAATAGGACTTTATGATTATGTTACTTCTCGTAAAGACATTACACTTTTTAATCAGTACGAAGCAGGCATTAGCATGGAAGAAAATAGCGAGCGTAGGCATAAAGGCATTCTTGCGGATCTTTACATCACCAGTACGAATGCACTCACTAAAAATGGCGAACTTGTCAATGCCGATGGCAGTGGAAACAGAGTAGCTGCGCAGATATTTGGACCTAAAAAAGTACTCATCATTGCAGGCATTAACAAACTCGTTGAAAACGTGGAAGAGGGCTTTAAACGCATACACGATGTGGCAAGTCCTAAGAACATTGAGCGCATGAATAACCTTGCGATTAGTTTGGGCAAAGAACCACGTCATAACATGAGCAATATTGGTAAAAAATTCTCGTATATTAATGGTGATGATGAAGGTCGTACGACGATTATTTTAGTCGATGAGGTGCTTGGTTATTAA
- a CDS encoding DUF1850 domain-containing protein, with protein MTLFLNSFTLAWMHSVEKVRWEEQWKVEGKSLHVTSASVRGSGAGMEPPLDAVFKEGAWHYTPHVAPLQALRLAHSPFTKEYELCFDGRCTPLSDFFLTLPQIDTIVLEACER; from the coding sequence GTGACACTGTTCCTGAACTCTTTTACCCTCGCTTGGATGCACTCGGTTGAAAAAGTACGCTGGGAAGAGCAGTGGAAAGTCGAGGGGAAATCTTTACATGTAACTTCTGCCAGTGTGCGTGGAAGTGGGGCAGGGATGGAGCCACCACTGGATGCTGTATTTAAAGAGGGTGCTTGGCACTATACGCCTCATGTCGCACCACTTCAAGCACTCCGTCTTGCACATTCTCCGTTTACAAAAGAGTATGAACTTTGTTTTGATGGTAGATGTACACCGCTGAGTGACTTCTTCTTAACACTCCCTCAAATTGACACTATTGTTCTTGAAGCCTGCGAACGCTAG
- the groES gene encoding co-chaperone GroES, with amino-acid sequence MTFKPLGKRVLLERIEEATTTASGIIIPDNAKEKPLSGIVRAVSPKVAEKGLVSIGDKVVFAKYAGTELTLEGKPYLVMNTDDILGVL; translated from the coding sequence ATGACTTTCAAACCATTAGGAAAAAGAGTACTTCTTGAGAGAATCGAAGAAGCGACTACCACTGCTTCAGGTATTATCATCCCTGACAATGCTAAGGAAAAACCTCTTAGCGGTATTGTTAGAGCGGTAAGTCCAAAAGTTGCAGAAAAAGGTCTTGTTTCAATTGGAGACAAAGTTGTGTTTGCAAAATATGCAGGTACCGAGCTCACTTTAGAAGGTAAACCATACCTTGTAATGAACACTGACGATATCTTAGGCGTTTTATAA
- a CDS encoding YebC/PmpR family DNA-binding transcriptional regulator, translating to MGRAFEYRKASKMKRWGNMSRVFPRLGRTIMMAAKEGGGDPESNAKLRTAILNAKAENMPKDNIDAAIKRALGKDAQTLSEVTFEGKGPHGSLFFVECATDNNTRTVANIKSAFKKAGGEMVNNGSLEFMFSRKAVFEFAKTADMDIEELELELIDAGLEEIEEEEGIVLVYADYTNFGTLNAAFDRLGITLTKANLERIANNPVTFSEEQMVDVDKIIEKIEDDDDVQAVYTNIG from the coding sequence ATGGGAAGAGCGTTTGAATACCGAAAAGCATCAAAAATGAAACGATGGGGAAATATGTCACGCGTATTTCCAAGACTTGGCCGAACGATTATGATGGCAGCGAAAGAAGGCGGTGGAGACCCTGAGAGTAATGCAAAACTCCGTACAGCGATCCTCAATGCCAAAGCTGAGAATATGCCTAAAGACAACATCGATGCGGCCATTAAGCGAGCCCTTGGCAAAGATGCTCAAACCCTAAGTGAAGTCACCTTTGAAGGCAAAGGGCCTCATGGTTCACTCTTTTTTGTGGAATGCGCAACCGATAATAACACACGAACAGTAGCGAACATCAAAAGTGCGTTTAAAAAAGCGGGCGGCGAGATGGTTAACAATGGCTCACTCGAATTTATGTTCTCTCGTAAAGCCGTTTTTGAGTTTGCAAAGACTGCGGACATGGACATCGAAGAGTTAGAACTTGAACTCATCGACGCTGGACTTGAAGAGATCGAGGAAGAAGAAGGCATAGTGCTTGTCTATGCAGACTACACTAACTTTGGAACGCTCAATGCAGCGTTTGATCGCCTTGGCATTACTCTGACTAAAGCTAACTTAGAGCGCATCGCCAATAATCCTGTAACATTTAGCGAAGAGCAAATGGTTGATGTAGATAAAATCATCGAAAAAATCGAAGACGACGACGACGTTCAAGCCGTTTATACCAACATCGGTTAA
- a CDS encoding TAXI family TRAP transporter solute-binding subunit, with protein MKKSLLVGAVAVCLGASLYAAEFINVLTGGTSGIYYPLGVALSQMYAKAIPDSKTAVQATKASVENLNLLQAGRGEAAISLGDSLSDAYKGNAEAGFKAPLSKLRTISALYPNYIHFVAAADSGIKSFADIKGKRISVGAPKSGTELNSRAILAAAGLSYKDFSKVEYLSYAESVELMKNRQLDVTLLSSGAGVAALRDLATSQKVVFLTIPEEIVKKIDDPAYQVGIIPANTYEGQTSDVKTVSVQNFLVTHSGVSEQTVYTMTKTMFENLDQMVAAHAAAKGISLANAAKNPPAPLHPGAEKYYKEMGIIK; from the coding sequence ATGAAAAAATCACTTTTAGTGGGTGCTGTGGCAGTGTGTCTTGGGGCATCGCTTTACGCGGCAGAGTTTATCAATGTTCTCACCGGTGGAACAAGCGGTATTTACTATCCTCTAGGCGTTGCGCTTTCGCAAATGTATGCCAAAGCGATTCCTGATTCTAAAACTGCGGTTCAAGCGACCAAAGCCAGTGTTGAAAACCTCAATCTGCTTCAAGCCGGACGTGGTGAAGCGGCGATTTCTTTGGGCGATTCACTTTCCGATGCGTATAAAGGCAATGCGGAAGCAGGCTTTAAAGCTCCTCTTTCTAAACTTCGCACCATTTCAGCGCTTTATCCAAACTACATTCACTTTGTTGCCGCAGCCGATTCTGGCATCAAGTCATTTGCTGACATCAAAGGTAAGCGTATCTCTGTAGGTGCTCCAAAATCAGGAACGGAGCTGAACTCAAGAGCCATTCTCGCAGCAGCAGGGCTGAGTTACAAAGACTTCTCTAAAGTTGAGTATCTCTCTTATGCCGAGTCTGTAGAGCTTATGAAAAACAGACAGCTTGATGTCACATTGCTTTCATCGGGAGCTGGTGTTGCTGCGCTTCGCGATCTTGCGACCTCTCAAAAAGTGGTTTTCTTGACTATTCCTGAAGAGATTGTCAAAAAAATTGACGATCCTGCATACCAAGTAGGCATCATTCCTGCCAACACGTATGAAGGTCAAACGAGCGACGTTAAGACCGTTTCTGTTCAAAACTTCCTTGTAACCCATTCTGGTGTATCAGAACAAACGGTATATACTATGACCAAAACAATGTTTGAAAACCTAGACCAAATGGTTGCTGCACACGCTGCAGCGAAGGGTATTAGCCTTGCAAATGCAGCGAAAAATCCTCCAGCACCATTGCATCCAGGAGCTGAAAAATACTACAAAGAGATGGGTATTATTAAATAG
- a CDS encoding MarR family winged helix-turn-helix transcriptional regulator has protein sequence MKPRITIARISRISDKAHRFIIQELEKRGIYGIVPSHGGILSFLYSHENITMKELAEKIHRSKPTITVLVDKLVTLGYVLKEKSDTDSRVTYIRLTEQGKAFEKDFQEISQSLNTKIFQGISEEQMNVVDPILEKIMHNLK, from the coding sequence ATGAAACCTAGAATTACTATTGCACGCATCAGCAGAATTTCAGACAAAGCCCATCGCTTCATTATTCAAGAACTTGAAAAACGAGGCATCTATGGCATCGTGCCATCACATGGCGGTATATTGTCATTTCTTTACAGTCATGAGAATATTACAATGAAAGAGCTTGCGGAAAAAATCCATCGTAGCAAACCAACTATCACTGTACTGGTCGATAAACTGGTTACTTTAGGCTATGTGCTCAAAGAGAAAAGTGACACAGATAGCCGCGTAACCTACATTCGTTTAACCGAACAAGGCAAGGCGTTTGAGAAAGATTTTCAAGAGATTTCGCAAAGTCTGAACACTAAAATTTTTCAAGGGATTTCAGAAGAGCAGATGAATGTGGTCGATCCTATTTTGGAAAAGATCATGCACAATCTGAAGTAG
- a CDS encoding TRAP transporter permease, with protein MSALLTEEVHEDTSDFEEHGHQRQLIGWASRLVMFGALAFSAYQISVAAFHPFSSLIIRALHVSFLVFLIFMLYPATSKGRTQQSIPWYDLFLSLFGFALGFYHLVFEADLIERSGDPTSMDLFVATAASVLVFEAARRVVGFALTLVCGIFLAYGFFGQYLPLSIAHRGFGFDQIVSQLYLGSDGILGTPTLVSATYIFLFILFGTFLEHAGMIRLFNALALGLVGRAQGGPAKVAVISSGLMGTISGSGVANVLTVGQFTIPLMKRFGYTSVFAGAVEATASMGGQIMPPVMGAVAFIMAETLNVPYADIVMAAIIPAMLYYFTAFWMVHLEAGRLKLLGIPADQCPNPWKELKASWYLALPLAALVYMLFHGFTPMFAGMMGLTLTSVLILGAALAARISQVALRYVFWVAIALGASSFLAWGIVPVLGVIALLVLLNFVVQGGRDTLRTMKTALIDGAKQALGVGIACAIVGVIIGVLTLTGAASNFAGFILEIGEKSLFLSLLLTMVACLILGMGIPTIPNYIITSSIAAPALLKLGVPLIVSHMFVFYFGIMADLTPPVALAAFAAASIAKASAMKIGFKATQIAIAGFVVPFMAVYDPALMLQGDPTALAVVYIVIKALLAIYLWGCAAIGYLWSPLHMYERVIAASTAALLVAAIPLTDQIGFVLGFMFIAWNWWKTHKQ; from the coding sequence ATGTCTGCCTTATTAACCGAGGAAGTTCACGAAGATACTTCCGATTTTGAAGAGCATGGGCACCAGCGACAGCTTATAGGCTGGGCATCACGTTTGGTGATGTTTGGTGCGCTCGCATTTTCTGCTTATCAGATCTCTGTTGCGGCGTTTCATCCATTTTCAAGTTTGATTATTAGAGCTTTACATGTAAGCTTTTTGGTTTTCTTGATTTTTATGCTTTACCCTGCAACGTCAAAGGGTCGCACACAACAGAGTATTCCTTGGTATGACCTTTTTCTCTCTCTTTTTGGGTTTGCGCTTGGTTTTTATCATCTGGTTTTTGAAGCAGATCTCATTGAGCGTTCGGGTGATCCGACGAGCATGGATCTTTTTGTAGCAACGGCTGCAAGTGTTCTTGTTTTTGAAGCTGCAAGGCGTGTTGTAGGTTTCGCTCTGACCTTGGTGTGTGGCATCTTTTTGGCGTATGGCTTTTTCGGTCAATACTTGCCTCTTTCCATAGCACATCGAGGTTTTGGGTTTGATCAGATCGTGAGCCAACTCTACTTAGGAAGCGATGGCATTTTAGGAACACCTACGCTTGTTTCAGCTACGTATATCTTCTTGTTTATTCTCTTTGGAACGTTTTTAGAGCATGCGGGAATGATTCGCCTTTTTAACGCACTAGCTCTTGGTCTTGTTGGTCGTGCTCAAGGTGGACCGGCTAAGGTTGCAGTCATCTCTTCAGGACTCATGGGAACCATCTCTGGCTCAGGCGTTGCCAATGTCTTAACCGTTGGTCAATTCACCATTCCGTTAATGAAACGCTTTGGCTACACCTCAGTTTTCGCAGGTGCAGTAGAAGCAACAGCATCCATGGGTGGACAGATTATGCCTCCTGTTATGGGGGCGGTGGCGTTCATTATGGCAGAGACGCTGAATGTGCCATACGCTGACATTGTTATGGCGGCGATTATTCCTGCAATGCTGTATTACTTTACTGCCTTTTGGATGGTGCATCTTGAAGCAGGGCGATTGAAACTCTTAGGAATTCCTGCCGATCAATGTCCCAACCCTTGGAAAGAGCTCAAAGCAAGCTGGTACTTAGCGCTTCCACTCGCAGCCTTGGTGTATATGCTTTTTCATGGCTTCACCCCGATGTTTGCAGGAATGATGGGTTTGACACTCACGTCTGTATTGATTTTAGGCGCAGCTCTTGCTGCGCGCATTTCCCAAGTTGCATTACGTTATGTCTTTTGGGTGGCCATCGCCCTTGGTGCATCTAGCTTTTTAGCCTGGGGCATTGTTCCCGTACTTGGTGTCATTGCTCTTTTAGTACTTCTTAACTTTGTCGTTCAAGGTGGGCGCGATACGCTTAGAACGATGAAAACAGCGCTTATTGATGGTGCAAAACAAGCACTGGGTGTGGGAATCGCTTGTGCTATTGTCGGTGTTATCATCGGTGTTTTAACACTAACGGGTGCGGCATCGAACTTTGCTGGGTTTATCCTCGAAATTGGAGAGAAAAGTCTCTTTCTTTCCTTGCTTCTAACGATGGTAGCGTGTTTGATCTTGGGAATGGGAATTCCTACCATTCCGAACTACATCATCACAAGCTCTATCGCGGCACCTGCACTGTTGAAACTGGGTGTTCCGCTCATCGTAAGCCATATGTTCGTTTTTTACTTTGGCATTATGGCTGACCTCACACCTCCAGTTGCACTTGCTGCTTTTGCGGCAGCTTCCATCGCCAAAGCTTCAGCCATGAAAATTGGTTTTAAAGCAACACAAATCGCCATAGCAGGCTTCGTTGTTCCGTTTATGGCAGTGTACGACCCAGCGTTGATGCTTCAAGGTGATCCGACGGCTCTAGCCGTTGTTTACATCGTGATTAAAGCGCTGCTTGCGATCTATCTATGGGGTTGCGCAGCGATTGGGTATTTGTGGTCACCACTGCATATGTATGAGCGTGTCATTGCTGCCTCTACAGCAGCTTTGTTGGTTGCAGCGATTCCTTTGACCGATCAGATTGGATTTGTGTTAGGGTTTATGTTTATTGCATGGAATTGGTGGAAAACCCATAAACAATGA
- a CDS encoding tyrosine-type recombinase/integrase, whose translation MTIQRSQRHGKLKETKTNIVNTVYMPSPVKEALQLHRQTAKSDLWVFPNENTLQPYFESCPIVKTYLKPLLECLNIPYKTLYATRHSFASSVVEKNLPITLAQKYLGHQKLSTTMDFYVKNGWMDVANIDKEIDRLFA comes from the coding sequence ATTACTATTCAAAGAAGTCAAAGACATGGCAAGTTAAAAGAAACGAAAACCAACATCGTCAATACGGTTTACATGCCCTCGCCTGTTAAAGAAGCTTTACAACTTCACAGACAAACTGCAAAGAGTGATTTGTGGGTCTTCCCTAATGAAAATACGCTACAACCATACTTCGAGTCTTGCCCTATCGTTAAAACGTATTTAAAGCCGCTTCTAGAGTGTTTAAACATACCTTACAAAACCCTCTATGCAACACGTCACAGCTTTGCGAGTTCTGTTGTTGAGAAAAACCTGCCAATCACTTTGGCACAGAAGTATTTAGGACATCAAAAGCTTTCTACTACGATGGACTTCTACGTTAAGAATGGGTGGATGGATGTTGCTAATATTGACAAAGAGATTGATAGGTTGTTTGCGTAG